Proteins from one Spirochaetota bacterium genomic window:
- a CDS encoding LamG domain-containing protein encodes MKHVIIALACCIALNAEEGLVGYWKFDEGSGITAADASGNNRKAILTNAVWVNGKKGMAVEFNGAMSYARAAVIDIPGSLSMCAWVKPSAMPTDREFNEMAAVSRPGFHNTLGVLTNGAFFFSMWNVDNKNAYATAPSANVSGTWHHIAGAYDMGKNQTTIYINGVSVKSAVMAEGAPRKYPPDIFIGVASPSPSKYASFYLGAVDEVKVFSRALSAEEIKAIYASY; translated from the coding sequence ATGAAACATGTGATCATAGCGCTTGCATGCTGCATAGCGCTCAACGCAGAGGAAGGTCTTGTCGGCTACTGGAAATTCGATGAAGGCTCGGGCATTACCGCCGCCGACGCCTCGGGCAATAATCGCAAAGCGATACTGACGAATGCCGTCTGGGTGAACGGTAAAAAAGGCATGGCGGTCGAATTCAACGGCGCAATGAGCTATGCGCGCGCCGCTGTCATCGATATCCCCGGAAGCTTATCCATGTGCGCCTGGGTGAAGCCATCGGCCATGCCGACGGACCGTGAGTTCAATGAAATGGCCGCGGTGTCCAGACCAGGATTTCACAACACGCTCGGCGTCCTGACGAACGGGGCGTTCTTTTTCAGCATGTGGAACGTCGACAACAAGAACGCCTATGCGACGGCCCCATCTGCGAACGTTTCCGGCACGTGGCATCATATCGCCGGTGCTTATGATATGGGAAAGAATCAAACGACCATATACATCAACGGTGTATCGGTAAAGTCAGCGGTCATGGCAGAGGGCGCCCCGCGCAAGTATCCCCCGGATATTTTCATCGGCGTGGCTTCTCCGAGCCCGAGCAAATATGCATCGTTCTATCTCGGCGCTGTGGACGAGGTTAAGGTGTTCTCACGCGCACTTTCGGCCGAGGAGATCAAAGCGATATACGCGTCGTACTGA
- a CDS encoding NADH-quinone oxidoreductase subunit I: MAVNVHEKYRIDNPTVWERMYFPAIIKGMLLTLRHFFALKKSTVSYPEKRLPVSPRFRGRHRLKRDEKNAVRCVACFACQYSCPAGAISIVAGEISNATKDGYVNDEKYPVRYEIDLLRCVYCGFCQEACPKGAIYLEEGYELANEDKASFYLKKEDLLEKKGGPIKFVP; the protein is encoded by the coding sequence ATGGCCGTTAATGTCCACGAAAAATACCGCATCGACAATCCCACCGTCTGGGAGCGCATGTATTTCCCCGCCATCATCAAGGGGATGCTCCTTACCCTCAGGCATTTTTTCGCCCTGAAGAAATCGACGGTGTCCTACCCCGAGAAGCGATTGCCGGTCTCGCCGCGATTCCGCGGACGCCATCGGCTGAAACGCGATGAGAAGAACGCCGTGCGCTGCGTGGCCTGTTTCGCCTGTCAGTATTCCTGTCCCGCGGGCGCCATATCCATCGTCGCCGGGGAGATATCGAATGCGACGAAGGACGGGTATGTGAACGACGAGAAATATCCCGTGCGCTATGAGATAGACCTTCTGCGCTGCGTGTATTGCGGTTTCTGTCAGGAGGCCTGCCCGAAAGGCGCCATCTATCTGGAAGAGGGATATGAGCTTGCGAACGAGGATAAAGCATCGTTCTATCTTAAGAAAGAGGACCTGCTCGAGAAGAAGGGCGGTCCGATAAAGTTCGTGCCATAA
- a CDS encoding NADH-quinone oxidoreductase subunit J: MDAVRAIIGSISVDQFNRMFVDGAFMFFAVIVASAAIAAIFLKNPITSAASLVLSLFALAVLYFIADMQFVGIVQILVYAAGIIVLFLFVLMYIDLAAQGNMHIPSRTKRLFGALIAVVLLANLFFALISILHAPSMVAETTKHFTVTDFARLLFVENNAFTVAFELIGIHLFIGMVFVIYFTQKKTADR, encoded by the coding sequence ATGGATGCAGTAAGAGCGATCATCGGTTCGATATCGGTCGACCAGTTCAACCGCATGTTCGTCGACGGTGCGTTCATGTTCTTCGCCGTCATCGTCGCCTCTGCCGCGATAGCCGCGATATTCCTCAAGAACCCCATAACGAGCGCCGCGAGCCTCGTGCTCTCGCTTTTCGCCCTCGCCGTGCTCTACTTCATAGCGGATATGCAGTTCGTCGGCATCGTGCAGATACTCGTGTATGCCGCGGGTATCATCGTGCTGTTCCTGTTCGTGCTCATGTATATCGATCTTGCCGCACAGGGGAATATGCATATCCCCTCGCGCACGAAGCGGTTGTTCGGCGCGCTTATCGCCGTAGTGCTGCTTGCCAACCTGTTCTTCGCGCTCATCTCCATTCTCCACGCCCCTTCCATGGTAGCCGAGACGACCAAACATTTCACGGTAACGGATTTCGCGCGTCTTTTGTTCGTCGAGAACAATGCGTTCACGGTAGCCTTCGAGCTCATCGGGATACATCTGTTCATCGGCATGGTGTTCGTCATCTATTTTACCCAAAAGAAGACGGCTGACCGCTAG
- a CDS encoding TIGR01212 family radical SAM protein (This family includes YhcC from E. coli K-12, an uncharacterized radical SAM protein.): MTRQYFSFADYTRDRFGSAAGKISIDIGFGCAHQKRTGGCSFCSLAAFAPSYTSPALSVEEQWQRGKKFSRHARNYAYLQLGTNTGPGIDVARILAPIAEDTSLSGIMIGTRPDALDATTISALSELASRYDVWMEMGMQSMDNAVLAHIDRGHTFEQFMEAALCVQRGKIRVSAHVIFGLPGEAREGMLAGIRELAKIPVDGMKFHQLSIVRGTKIADLYAREPFPLLDERTYADIVAHALTMLPASVVIERLVGDSHSEYLIAPRWKAGKHEVIAMIRERLEEMNAVQGTNAS, encoded by the coding sequence GTGACGCGCCAGTACTTCTCATTCGCCGACTACACGCGGGACCGGTTCGGTTCCGCCGCCGGCAAGATATCCATCGATATCGGCTTCGGCTGCGCGCATCAGAAACGAACCGGCGGATGCAGCTTCTGTTCGCTCGCCGCATTCGCCCCGTCGTACACATCACCCGCCCTTTCTGTGGAAGAACAATGGCAGCGCGGAAAGAAGTTCAGCCGCCATGCGCGGAACTACGCATATCTCCAGCTCGGGACGAATACCGGGCCGGGCATCGATGTGGCACGTATTCTCGCGCCGATAGCAGAAGATACTTCTCTCTCTGGCATCATGATAGGCACGCGCCCTGACGCGCTCGATGCCACAACGATCTCCGCACTGTCCGAACTGGCCTCCCGTTACGACGTATGGATGGAAATGGGCATGCAGTCGATGGATAATGCCGTGCTTGCGCATATCGATCGCGGGCACACGTTCGAACAATTCATGGAGGCCGCCCTGTGCGTTCAGCGCGGGAAGATACGAGTAAGCGCGCATGTCATATTCGGGCTGCCGGGGGAAGCGCGTGAAGGGATGCTTGCCGGCATACGCGAGCTCGCGAAGATACCCGTCGACGGCATGAAATTCCATCAGCTGTCAATAGTACGCGGTACAAAAATCGCCGATCTCTATGCGCGCGAACCGTTCCCGCTCCTCGATGAGCGTACGTATGCAGACATCGTCGCTCACGCGCTCACCATGCTCCCCGCATCGGTGGTCATCGAACGTCTTGTCGGCGACAGCCACAGCGAATATCTCATCGCACCCCGCTGGAAAGCGGGAAAGCATGAGGTCATCGCGATGATACGTGAACGGCTTGAGGAGATGAACGCTGTGCAGGGAACGAACGCATCGTAG